Proteins from a single region of Fusobacterium gonidiaformans ATCC 25563:
- the thrS gene encoding threonine--tRNA ligase, producing MKIEFLDGKVQEFHEACNMFVVAKSISNSLAKKAVAAKIDGELYDMSYVLDHDAKVEFIMPESEEGVEVIRHSAAHLMAQAVIRLFPGTKVTIGPAIENGFYYDFDPKEQFTEEDLTRIEEEMKKLSKEDIKVERFMMSREEAIEYFEKLGEHYKVEIIKEIAKGEQLSFYRQGDFVDLCRGPHVPSTGHIKAVKLKSVAGAYWRGDSKNKMLQRIYGYAFATEKDLKDFLKLMEEAEKRDHRKLGKELELFFLSEYGPGFPFFLPKGMVLRNTLIDLWRAEHEKAGYVQIDTPIMLNRELWEISGHWFNYRENMYTSSIDDVDFAIKPMNCPGGVLAFKYQQHSYRDLPARVAELGKVHRHEFSGALHGLFRVRAFTQDDSHIFMTEEQIESEIIGVVNLIDKFYSKLFGFQYSIELSTRPEKSIGTDEIWEKAETALAGALNHLGREFKINEGDGAFYGPKLDFKIKDAIGRTWQCGTIQLDFNLPERFDVTYIGEDGEKHRPVMIHRVIYGSIERFIGILIEHYAGAFPMWLAPVQVKVLTINDECAPYAKEVVAQLKAQGIRAELDDRSESIGYKIREANGRYKIPMQVIIGKNEIEKREVNVRRFGSQAQESMELDAFLAMVKEEAKVKFKD from the coding sequence ATGAAAATAGAATTTTTAGACGGAAAAGTGCAAGAGTTTCATGAAGCATGTAATATGTTTGTGGTAGCAAAAAGTATCAGTAATTCTTTAGCAAAAAAAGCAGTCGCTGCAAAAATAGATGGAGAATTATATGATATGTCATATGTCTTAGATCATGATGCTAAAGTAGAATTTATTATGCCGGAAAGTGAAGAAGGAGTAGAAGTAATTCGTCACTCAGCAGCACATTTGATGGCTCAAGCTGTGATTCGATTATTTCCGGGAACAAAAGTAACCATTGGACCGGCAATTGAAAATGGATTTTACTATGATTTTGATCCAAAAGAACAATTTACAGAAGAAGATTTAACAAGAATTGAAGAAGAAATGAAAAAACTTTCCAAAGAAGATATCAAAGTGGAACGGTTTATGATGAGCCGAGAAGAAGCTATTGAATATTTTGAAAAATTAGGAGAACATTATAAGGTAGAAATTATCAAGGAAATTGCAAAGGGAGAACAATTATCTTTCTATCGACAAGGAGACTTTGTAGATCTTTGTAGAGGACCTCATGTACCTTCGACTGGTCATATTAAAGCAGTAAAATTAAAATCAGTAGCAGGAGCTTATTGGAGAGGAGATTCTAAAAATAAGATGTTACAAAGAATCTACGGATATGCTTTTGCAACAGAAAAAGATTTGAAAGATTTCTTAAAATTGATGGAAGAAGCAGAAAAAAGAGACCATAGAAAATTAGGAAAAGAATTAGAATTATTCTTCTTAAGTGAATATGGACCAGGATTCCCATTCTTCTTACCGAAAGGAATGGTATTAAGAAATACTTTGATCGATTTATGGAGAGCAGAACATGAAAAAGCAGGATATGTACAAATTGATACTCCTATTATGTTGAACCGAGAATTATGGGAAATTTCAGGACACTGGTTTAATTACCGAGAAAATATGTATACTTCCAGTATTGATGATGTTGATTTTGCGATCAAACCTATGAACTGTCCGGGAGGAGTGTTAGCATTCAAATATCAACAACATTCTTATCGAGATTTACCGGCAAGAGTGGCAGAACTTGGAAAAGTACATAGACATGAATTTTCAGGGGCTTTACATGGATTATTCCGAGTACGAGCTTTTACTCAAGATGATTCTCATATCTTTATGACAGAAGAACAAATCGAAAGTGAAATTATCGGAGTAGTAAACTTAATTGATAAATTTTACAGTAAATTGTTTGGTTTCCAATATAGTATCGAACTTTCTACGAGACCGGAAAAATCAATCGGAACAGATGAAATTTGGGAAAAGGCAGAAACTGCTTTGGCAGGAGCTTTAAATCATTTAGGAAGAGAATTTAAAATCAATGAAGGAGACGGAGCTTTCTATGGACCGAAATTAGACTTCAAGATTAAAGATGCGATTGGAAGAACTTGGCAATGTGGAACGATTCAATTAGATTTTAATCTTCCTGAAAGATTTGATGTAACTTATATCGGAGAAGATGGAGAAAAGCATAGACCTGTTATGATTCATAGAGTTATTTATGGTTCTATTGAAAGATTTATCGGAATCTTAATCGAACACTATGCAGGAGCTTTCCCTATGTGGCTAGCACCCGTACAAGTAAAGGTATTAACAATCAATGATGAATGTGCTCCTTATGCAAAAGAAGTAGTTGCTCAATTAAAAGCACAAGGAATTCGAGCAGAATTAGATGATAGATCGGAAAGTATCGGATATAAGATTCGAGAAGCAAATGGAAGATATAAAATTCC
- a CDS encoding thioredoxin family protein, giving the protein MIHLNESSFSEDLLQNHEKVLINFWAEWCGPCKFVNHILEELAQEENLIICLINVDKNPKLMQKFQIETIPNVLLYSHGKLIEQVKKLDKLIMKEEIRKKILA; this is encoded by the coding sequence GTGATTCATTTAAATGAAAGTTCATTTTCAGAAGATTTACTACAAAATCATGAAAAAGTATTGATTAACTTTTGGGCTGAGTGGTGTGGCCCTTGTAAATTTGTAAATCATATTCTAGAAGAGTTAGCACAGGAAGAGAATTTGATCATTTGTTTAATAAACGTGGATAAAAATCCAAAGTTGATGCAAAAATTTCAAATAGAAACGATTCCTAATGTTTTATTATATTCTCATGGGAAGTTGATAGAACAAGTTAAAAAACTGGATAAACTAATTATGAAAGAAGAAATTAGAAAGAAAATCTTAGCTTAA
- the tsaB gene encoding tRNA (adenosine(37)-N6)-threonylcarbamoyltransferase complex dimerization subunit type 1 TsaB, whose amino-acid sequence MLILGIDTSTKLCSVALYDTEKGILGELNITVPKNHSNVILPMIDQLFLFTEKTIEDVERIAVGIGPGSFTGIRVGMAIAKGLAIGKKIPIVGVSGLDALAASVREKGRVFALLDARKSRVYYRIFEDGKALCEAKDGNLKDILQEYQGAEINYFIGDGALAYQDMILEAYGKKACILSEESSVARALYFAKMAVDQEEDNLYTLEPMYVCKSQAEKSKENV is encoded by the coding sequence ATGTTAATTTTGGGAATTGATACATCAACAAAGTTATGTAGTGTTGCCTTATATGATACGGAGAAAGGAATTTTGGGAGAATTGAATATTACGGTTCCTAAAAATCATTCCAATGTTATTTTACCTATGATAGATCAGTTATTCTTATTTACAGAAAAAACAATCGAAGATGTCGAAAGAATTGCCGTAGGAATCGGACCGGGTTCTTTTACAGGGATTCGAGTCGGTATGGCGATTGCAAAAGGTTTAGCCATTGGGAAGAAAATTCCTATCGTAGGAGTTTCCGGATTGGATGCTTTAGCGGCTTCGGTACGAGAAAAGGGAAGAGTATTTGCCTTATTAGATGCTAGAAAATCAAGAGTGTATTATCGAATTTTTGAAGATGGAAAAGCTTTGTGTGAAGCAAAAGATGGAAATTTGAAAGATATTTTACAAGAATATCAAGGAGCAGAAATCAATTATTTTATTGGCGATGGAGCTTTAGCATATCAAGATATGATTTTAGAAGCATACGGGAAAAAGGCTTGTATTCTTTCAGAAGAGTCTTCTGTGGCAAGAGCTCTTTATTTTGCAAAAATGGCAGTAGATCAAGAAGAAGATAATTTATATACTTTAGAGCCTATGTATGTATGTAAATCGCAAGCTGAAAAGTCGAAAGAAAACGTTTGA
- the tsaE gene encoding tRNA (adenosine(37)-N6)-threonylcarbamoyltransferase complex ATPase subunit type 1 TsaE: MRKKLYFQELDILADSLANYAKEDTFIALIGDLGTGKTHFTQRFAKSLGVIENLKSPTFNYVLGYESGRLPLYHFDVYRLTEAEELYEVGYEDYLRENGVILMEWANLVESELPDEYIRLELHYTEEENQREVELRYIGNEEKEKELFTYVNFGN; encoded by the coding sequence ATGAGAAAGAAATTATATTTTCAAGAGCTTGATATACTGGCAGATTCTTTAGCAAATTATGCAAAAGAAGATACTTTTATTGCTTTGATTGGAGATTTGGGAACAGGAAAAACACATTTTACACAACGTTTTGCAAAATCTTTAGGAGTAATAGAAAATTTAAAAAGTCCAACCTTTAATTATGTTCTTGGTTATGAGAGTGGACGTTTGCCTCTGTACCATTTTGATGTGTATCGTTTGACGGAAGCAGAAGAATTGTATGAGGTTGGTTACGAAGATTATTTACGAGAAAATGGTGTTATTTTAATGGAGTGGGCAAACTTAGTGGAAAGTGAGTTGCCGGACGAATATATTCGCCTAGAGCTTCATTATACAGAAGAAGAAAATCAAAGAGAGGTAGAACTTCGTTATATCGGAAATGAAGAAAAAGAAAAGGAGTTATTTACTTATGTTAATTTTGGGAATTGA
- the rfaE2 gene encoding D-glycero-beta-D-manno-heptose 1-phosphate adenylyltransferase produces the protein MILDRKLASIMVEEAKKQGKIVVFTNGCFDILHVGHLRYLQEAKRQGDILIVGVNSDASVRRLKGKDRPINSEKDRAEMLCGLESVDYTVLFEEDTPVALLEELKPSIHVKGGDYKKEDLPETEIVEKHGGEVRILSFVEGKSTTNIVNKIQKNEGCE, from the coding sequence ATGATTTTAGATAGAAAATTGGCAAGTATTATGGTAGAAGAAGCAAAAAAACAGGGGAAAATAGTCGTGTTTACCAATGGATGTTTTGATATTTTACATGTCGGTCATCTACGATATTTACAAGAAGCAAAACGACAAGGAGATATTTTAATTGTAGGAGTAAATTCAGATGCTTCTGTGAGAAGATTAAAAGGAAAAGATAGACCGATCAATTCGGAAAAAGATAGAGCGGAAATGTTATGTGGTTTAGAATCTGTTGATTATACAGTTCTTTTTGAGGAGGATACTCCGGTAGCCTTGTTAGAAGAATTAAAACCATCGATTCATGTGAAAGGGGGAGATTACAAGAAAGAGGATCTTCCAGAAACTGAAATTGTAGAAAAACATGGAGGAGAAGTTCGAATTTTAAGTTTTGTAGAAGGAAAATCAACGACAAATATTGTCAATAAGATACAAAAAAATGAGGGATGTGAATGA
- a CDS encoding NUDIX hydrolase, translating to MQIQNVLHAGKYKCAAVMICFYKEKDETYIVLEKRANGIHQGGEISFPGGKRDFKDIDFKATAIRETSEELGISEDKIEYLGYAGTFIGIFDLFLDVHLCKLKIEKKEELLYNKQEVEYLIFLPLSYLERTEPIMEIAELKNIPKFDVRAYGLPSRYWDTWPYYERNLYFYFYQGEVIWGITAEILFSWMKGKKKEKL from the coding sequence ATGCAAATACAAAATGTACTTCATGCTGGGAAATATAAGTGTGCAGCAGTCATGATTTGTTTTTATAAAGAAAAGGATGAAACATATATCGTCTTAGAAAAGAGGGCGAATGGAATTCATCAAGGAGGAGAAATTTCATTTCCGGGAGGAAAGAGAGATTTCAAAGATATTGATTTTAAGGCAACAGCGATTCGAGAAACTTCGGAAGAACTTGGGATTTCCGAGGATAAGATAGAATATCTAGGATATGCCGGAACTTTTATTGGAATATTTGATTTATTCTTGGATGTACATCTTTGTAAGTTAAAGATAGAAAAAAAAGAAGAATTGCTATATAATAAACAAGAGGTAGAATATTTAATTTTTTTGCCTCTATCTTATTTAGAAAGAACAGAACCTATTATGGAAATTGCAGAATTAAAAAATATTCCGAAATTTGATGTGAGAGCCTATGGATTGCCGAGTCGATATTGGGATACTTGGCCCTATTATGAGAGAAATTTATATTTTTATTTCTATCAAGGGGAAGTCATTTGGGGAATTACTGCAGAGATTTTATTCTCATGGATGAAGGGAAAGAAAAAGGAGAAACTATGA
- the fomA gene encoding major outer membrane protein FomA: MKKLALVLGSLLVVGSVASAKEVMPAPVAEPEVKIVEKPVEVIVYRDRVVEAPAKWRPNGSVDVQYRWYGKTENKVDGQLAKADGFDPEKEKDWAKDENNYGRLQLEGKVNITENQKIDFRYRNFHTVNTPKKHAEDKYDKSVAEDDAVRLRHFYNFGNVANTKVNATSRLVWEQKAGDGSKKAEASVGFNFADYLFSNDYIKTTNFTVRPLYAHKWADHRGSGRKGSEVLGLYLESNYELPYGFSVEFNVKPTYTFYGSKQKFTNAKNPVEADVKEKKKAFDMDVELYLYNTTNLYKNGKFAVDFNFEGGYDAYSFHQYRKVAKGNQDLLVASAKREYSLYALPTIEAGYQATEFVKLYAAAGAEYRNWKETNENSAKNWRWQPTAWAGMKVNF; encoded by the coding sequence ATGAAAAAATTAGCACTTGTATTAGGTTCTTTATTAGTTGTTGGTTCTGTTGCTTCTGCAAAAGAAGTTATGCCTGCTCCTGTTGCTGAACCTGAAGTTAAAATCGTCGAAAAACCTGTTGAAGTTATCGTGTACAGAGATCGTGTTGTCGAAGCTCCTGCAAAATGGCGTCCTAATGGATCAGTTGATGTTCAATACAGATGGTATGGTAAAACTGAAAACAAAGTTGATGGACAACTTGCTAAAGCTGATGGATTTGATCCAGAAAAAGAAAAAGATTGGGCTAAAGACGAAAATAATTATGGAAGATTACAATTAGAAGGAAAAGTAAATATCACTGAAAATCAAAAAATTGATTTTAGATATAGAAACTTCCATACAGTAAATACTCCAAAAAAACATGCTGAAGATAAATATGATAAATCTGTAGCTGAAGATGATGCTGTAAGATTAAGACATTTCTATAACTTTGGAAATGTTGCTAATACAAAAGTAAATGCAACTTCTAGATTAGTTTGGGAACAAAAAGCTGGAGATGGATCTAAAAAAGCTGAAGCATCTGTAGGATTCAATTTTGCTGATTATTTATTCTCAAATGACTATATTAAAACAACTAACTTCACTGTAAGACCTTTGTATGCTCATAAATGGGCTGACCATAGAGGCTCCGGAAGAAAAGGTTCAGAAGTATTAGGATTATACTTAGAATCTAACTATGAATTACCATATGGATTCTCAGTAGAATTTAATGTTAAACCAACATATACTTTCTATGGTTCAAAACAAAAATTCACAAATGCTAAAAATCCAGTAGAAGCTGATGTCAAAGAAAAGAAAAAGGCATTTGATATGGATGTAGAGTTATACTTATATAATACTACTAACCTATATAAAAATGGAAAATTCGCTGTTGATTTCAACTTCGAAGGTGGATATGATGCATATTCTTTCCATCAATATAGAAAAGTTGCAAAAGGTAATCAAGATTTATTAGTAGCTAGTGCTAAAAGAGAATACTCTTTATATGCATTACCAACTATCGAAGCTGGATATCAAGCAACTGAATTCGTAAAATTATATGCAGCTGCCGGAGCAGAATATAGAAACTGGAAAGAAACAAATGAAAACTCTGCTAAAAACTGGAGATGGCAACCAACTGCTTGGGCTGGTATGAAAGTTAACTTCTAA
- a CDS encoding AAA family ATPase codes for MKKSLPIGITNFQELIQGNYYFIDKTKLIEDILQDGSKVTLFTRPRRFGKTLNMSMLQYFWDIHNAEANRKLFQGLHIESSPYFTEQGKYPVIFLSLKDIKERTWEECKKEIKKWLSDLYDKYHFLRDSFNQRDLKYFEDIWLEKEEGSYSNALKDLSKYLCQYYQKKVVILIDEYDTPIVSAYENGYYEEAIAFFRNLYSAALKDNEYLQVGVMTGILRVAKEGIFSGLNNLAVYGILDEKYSSSFGLTEEEVEQALHYYEMEYNLPKVKEWYDGYRFGKTEIYNPWSIISYIMNKKIEPYWIGTSSNALINQMLEKARKEESDIFQKLENLFQGNSILQKIQKGSDFHDLVHVEEVWQLFLYSGYLTVAREEEQGFYQLKIPNKEVYSFFQESFIQKFLGNVTNFSALVVALTEKNWNRFEELLQTVLLNSLSYFDMSMEEEKIYHVFMIGLLSILQEHYYIHSNRESGYGRYDISIEPKEKNRAGFLLECKIAKSEEELEKKAKEALLQIQKKRYDTEMKERGIQEIVKLGIAFYGKKVKIKV; via the coding sequence ATGAAGAAATCATTACCAATAGGAATTACAAATTTTCAAGAGTTGATACAAGGAAATTACTATTTTATCGATAAAACAAAATTGATAGAAGATATCTTACAAGATGGGAGTAAAGTAACCTTATTTACCAGACCGAGAAGATTCGGAAAAACATTGAATATGTCCATGTTGCAATATTTCTGGGATATTCATAATGCAGAAGCAAATAGAAAGCTATTTCAAGGACTTCATATAGAATCTTCTCCTTATTTTACAGAGCAGGGAAAATATCCTGTCATTTTTCTTTCTTTGAAAGACATCAAAGAAAGAACTTGGGAAGAATGTAAAAAAGAAATAAAAAAATGGTTATCAGATTTATATGATAAATATCATTTTCTTCGAGACTCATTCAATCAAAGAGATTTAAAATATTTTGAGGATATTTGGTTGGAGAAAGAGGAAGGCAGTTATTCCAATGCTCTCAAAGATTTATCAAAATATCTTTGCCAATATTATCAAAAGAAAGTCGTTATTTTAATTGACGAGTACGATACCCCTATCGTATCTGCCTATGAAAATGGATATTATGAAGAGGCGATTGCTTTTTTCCGTAATTTGTATAGTGCTGCCTTAAAAGACAATGAATATTTACAAGTAGGAGTCATGACCGGAATTCTACGAGTGGCAAAAGAAGGAATCTTTTCCGGCTTAAATAACTTAGCGGTTTATGGTATTTTGGATGAGAAATACAGTTCTTCCTTCGGATTAACAGAAGAAGAAGTAGAGCAAGCTTTACACTATTATGAAATGGAGTACAATCTTCCGAAAGTAAAAGAATGGTATGACGGATACCGATTCGGAAAGACGGAAATCTACAATCCATGGTCGATTATCAGTTACATTATGAATAAAAAAATAGAACCGTATTGGATTGGAACTTCCAGTAATGCTCTAATCAATCAAATGCTGGAAAAAGCAAGAAAAGAAGAAAGTGACATTTTTCAAAAATTAGAAAATTTATTTCAAGGAAATTCTATTTTACAAAAGATTCAAAAGGGGTCCGATTTCCACGATTTAGTCCATGTAGAAGAAGTATGGCAATTATTTCTATATAGCGGATATTTAACCGTGGCAAGAGAAGAAGAACAAGGATTCTATCAACTGAAAATTCCAAATAAAGAAGTCTATAGCTTTTTCCAAGAGAGCTTTATTCAAAAGTTTTTAGGAAATGTAACCAATTTTTCTGCTTTAGTAGTGGCTTTAACGGAAAAGAACTGGAATCGTTTTGAAGAATTACTTCAAACAGTCCTTCTAAATTCCTTGAGCTATTTCGATATGAGTATGGAAGAGGAAAAGATTTATCATGTCTTTATGATAGGCTTATTGAGCATTTTGCAAGAACACTATTACATTCATTCTAACCGAGAAAGTGGCTATGGAAGATATGATATTAGCATAGAGCCAAAAGAGAAAAACAGAGCAGGATTTCTCTTGGAATGTAAAATAGCAAAATCAGAAGAAGAATTAGAGAAAAAGGCAAAGGAAGCTTTGTTACAGATTCAGAAAAAGCGATACGATACCGAAATGAAAGAAAGAGGAATTCAAGAGATTGTCAAATTAGGAATTGCTTTTTATGGGAAGAAAGTAAAAATAAAGGTATAA
- the fomA gene encoding major outer membrane protein FomA produces MKKLALVLGSLLVVGSVASAKEVMPAPVAEPEVKIVEKPVEVIVYRDRVVEAPAKWRPNGSLNIQYRWYGETENRVPGEKNSDWARGTNNYGRLQTEAKVNITENQKLEVRARNFHTLRTEKSKAPEDQLRLRHFYNFGNIADTKVNATSRVEYNQKSNDGEKHIEASVGFDFAQYLFNNDFIKTDSFVLRPRYKYTWEGHKDGSYTNTLGINLESSYTLPLGFSAEFNLYPQYVFADEKFETNKGMKDKEFYMEMEAYLYNSTELYKNGKFDVSFEFEGGYDPYSFHQYKLVENRNDNKERRDYSLYALPYLQANYQATEFVKLYAAAGAEYRNWKDSAESTASHWRWQPTAWAGMKVNF; encoded by the coding sequence ATGAAAAAATTAGCACTTGTATTAGGTTCTTTATTAGTTGTTGGTTCTGTTGCTTCTGCAAAAGAAGTTATGCCTGCTCCTGTTGCTGAACCTGAAGTTAAAATCGTCGAAAAACCTGTTGAAGTTATCGTCTACAGAGATCGTGTTGTCGAAGCTCCTGCTAAATGGAGACCTAATGGATCTTTAAATATCCAATACAGATGGTATGGTGAAACTGAAAACAGAGTTCCTGGAGAAAAAAATTCAGATTGGGCTAGAGGAACAAACAATTATGGAAGATTACAAACAGAAGCAAAAGTAAATATCACTGAAAATCAAAAATTAGAAGTAAGAGCTAGAAACTTCCATACTTTACGAACTGAAAAATCAAAAGCGCCAGAAGATCAATTAAGATTAAGACATTTCTATAACTTTGGAAATATTGCTGATACAAAAGTAAATGCAACTTCTAGAGTTGAATATAACCAAAAATCTAATGATGGAGAAAAACATATTGAAGCATCCGTAGGTTTTGATTTTGCTCAATACTTATTCAATAACGACTTTATTAAAACTGATTCATTTGTTTTAAGACCAAGATATAAATATACTTGGGAAGGACATAAAGATGGAAGTTATACAAATACATTAGGAATTAACTTAGAATCTTCTTATACTTTACCATTAGGATTCTCTGCTGAATTCAATTTATATCCTCAATATGTTTTTGCAGATGAAAAATTTGAAACTAATAAAGGTATGAAAGATAAAGAATTCTATATGGAAATGGAAGCATATTTATACAACTCTACTGAACTATATAAAAATGGAAAATTCGATGTTAGCTTTGAATTTGAAGGTGGATATGATCCATATTCTTTCCATCAATATAAATTAGTAGAAAATAGAAATGATAATAAAGAAAGAAGAGACTACTCTTTATATGCATTACCATATCTTCAAGCTAACTACCAAGCAACTGAATTCGTAAAATTATATGCAGCTGCCGGAGCAGAATATAGAAACTGGAAAGACTCAGCTGAATCAACTGCTTCTCATTGGAGATGGCAACCAACTGCTTGGGCTGGTATGAAAGTTAACTTCTAA
- the nrdG gene encoding anaerobic ribonucleoside-triphosphate reductase activating protein yields MNYSGIKYSDMINGPGIRVSLFVSGCSHACPGCFNKETWNPNYGEKFTEKQKKEIFDYFKKYPMLLRGLSLLGGDPTYKTNIEPLKTFILEFRKNFPEKDIWMWSGYTWEEILSSPSLLSLVKNCDVLVEGKFIETEKDLSLQWRGSRNQRVIDIVKSLKEKAIVLFEEIA; encoded by the coding sequence ATGAATTATTCAGGAATTAAGTATTCAGATATGATCAATGGACCGGGAATTCGAGTGAGTCTTTTTGTAAGTGGTTGTTCTCATGCCTGTCCGGGTTGTTTTAATAAAGAGACATGGAATCCAAACTATGGAGAAAAATTTACAGAAAAACAAAAAAAGGAAATTTTTGATTATTTTAAAAAATATCCGATGTTGTTACGAGGTCTTTCCCTTTTAGGGGGAGACCCCACTTATAAAACAAATATAGAACCCTTAAAAACTTTTATTTTAGAGTTTCGTAAAAACTTTCCGGAAAAAGATATTTGGATGTGGTCCGGATATACTTGGGAAGAAATTTTATCCAGCCCTTCTTTGTTATCTTTAGTAAAAAACTGTGATGTTTTAGTAGAAGGAAAATTTATAGAGACAGAAAAGGATTTATCTTTACAATGGAGAGGAAGTAGAAATCAAAGAGTGATAGATATTGTTAAATCTTTGAAAGAGAAAGCTATTGTTTTATTTGAAGAAATAGCATAG